The DNA sequence TTTATTAGGTTTGGGTCATTATCGGGTCGACTCAATAAGAACCCGATGATTTCGGACTGGGTTAGGGTTGGATACGggttattttaagaaataaaagtacgattattttttgattatttttttaattaaaaatattataatactttaaaatttgaaatcttatttgtcaattttgaagtccatgcaaaaaataaatttttttgaaagttACGTGATGTGAgtaccaaaattttaatatcacgAATTCATTGTTTCGATATGAAAAGGgatttgaaaaagaaattaattgaGCTTCTAACTTAACGATGTTAATTGttagtactaatattaaattatccTTTTGATTTGGTCACCGAACAATTAGTTAGTGATTAAGCACTCCTTCAAGCAAAGCAGCCACCACCTCTTCTTTAGGCACCAACCATTAGAGTCATGAATATGTCCTTCGCTGCCTTATTTGGTGATCACCaaaagtattaattaaatttctaatttaacAAATGGTTTCGTGTTCTTATTTCGCTAGTTGGGCTCAACAATAGGGTTCTAGTATTAGCTAACAAAACCAGCCCATGCTATCGTTGGGTTGGGCTgaaataatcatataattaagCACAATATACATTCTAAATTAGTCCAATGCAATGAAGGAATCTAATTGAGGCGATACAAAGAGACCTAACTTAACATTACTTGATATTTAGACAATGCTAATTCCAAGAACATCCGCGCGATCACGTCACCTAGGAAGGGACCATTGCAGAAAACGTAGTGCTCTTTAGCAAACGAAGAGGGGCGGACATCACGCTACGTGCCCTCCCCCTCGTGGCCATTCAATGACATGTGTGATGTACTGATGCATTCACGGGCGGACAcagtaagagagaggggagggcttaagcccttccccaaaaaatttttttatctatttttccattccaatttttttttaaactgtTAAAACTAAGCTTCAGCCCTCaccaaaatagtactattgaagactaaatcaacaaaaaaatgatgattaaAAGGGCTGAACTGGATCTACAAATCAAAGTTTACAGAAGAAAAAATGGCCGCTTCGTCTGgaacaatgttttaaaaatcggatcgGCCGGCGAACCGGCGTCGTTACTGGTTCACTGGTTCAACCGGTTCACTGGTCGAACCATTGGTTAAACCggaatatataataaacacatatattatataataaacacatatattatatattattaagaaatttaatatttttatgtattaaaatagatgatgtttattaatttaagaaaatttatttcgtaaaataatattataattaaatacaaattagGTATTAagtttagataaaaatattcattgatGTTAATAAACATcatctattttaatacataaaaatattaaaatatagatgGTAAGTAGAgcatcattaaaatatagaggatgataattatttatattataattaacaattatattaaagaatataaaattaaaatgaattattagtttttgtagataaaaatttaatggttaatgtataaaaatatttgatgttcAAATTTTTCAATGAGCTCATGTGGTGGAGTGGTAGAGGTCTTCTTATGTAGAAGAGAGGTCATGAGTTCAACCTCtaccaacaacaaattttaaaaatttttaacaCAACACAATATTAAACCGGTTTCCGGTTCACTGTCCAACCGGTCCGGCCGACCGGTTCTGCTGGTTCACGGCGGTTCAATGCATTGGTGGTTTAAAGGAGTGAACCGGATCGGACTACCTACCGGTTCGCGGTCCGACCGGTCGAACCGGCCGgtccggtccggtttttaaaacattggtctggaagaagaagatgacaattataatattataaaatattgtttaaaaAGTGATGTATAATTGCTTTTTTGAAACTTGTGCTTACTGTGTCAATTGACATTACCCGGTTTCTAAGTAAAATACCCGGTTTCTATTCACTAAAACAGGATTAAATTGGAAGTCCTTTAAAGTTAGAGTAAATCATATTAATTGAGGTCGACAAAAAATTACTCGTAGGATATGTTAGTAGCTTCCAACTTACTCCCACATATATAAtccatgaaaatttattatggAGTAAGTTCAATTCTTctaaattttccttttcaattcaaataaagTTTTGTGATGTATTGACAAAATGATTAACTTACGATTGATTTACTCGATTTTAAAATGTTAgagttaaaatttttatgCTAGGTTAGAGTTTAAGTTCAAGAAATTTGGaagtttacatttttatagtgaggttttattttagacatgagattttagtaGTGTAAGAGTTCagtaaattagaaaaaattaaagatgatagagtttatatttaaaaaaaaacatgtcaaTTTAGATGGGGcgttcaaaaaggaaaacaagtCATTAAGGagagtagtattattatttttttctatatactCACTTCGTCCActaaaaacttttgaaatcaCATGacttttaatgcaaaattggtaaagtaaaatatatatagaaagaaaaagtgttttagtataaaatgggtcccaccttattagagattaattttttaattttttttttaatttttggatgacagaccaaaaaggaaaggttCCATTTTTAGGGACTGAAAAAAGTATTATGTAGTGAAGCCCCTACTACAAAAAATtcctgcgtccgccactggaTGCATATATACTGGGCGCGTATCCACGCAAATATGAATATCTCagaattttgttatttaaaaaaatgaaactaaatcGTGCTGCATAACAATGGTCgcgtttcatttattttttcaaaaaaattttagaCATGTCTCCTATAACTATCCCCGTCCACCCCTTCTATTTTTCTCAACTACCATATccttcattaatttttttaatcattttgctctgttttctctTACAATTatcaatctcaaatattatgtCAACGCAACGAGGAGAGTTTGGATGATTAGGATATTAATCACCTTATTTAACTCTTttcgtctcataaaaatagtcttcCCTTTTCATTTCTGGATGTCCTACAAAATTAGTTcacttctatttttggcaagtttttctcttttataagTTGAACCTCATTCGCCACTAATAATACCCaatccttcttttttttttctctctctcttagcttaccaattttgcatttaaaatacatatttcCAAAAtccctatttttatgggagtGAGTATTCAACTTAGTACATTATTTCACCGACAAGTCGCGATGCTGGGAAGATGTATTTCATCGTCAATTTCTTATATGCGAAAATTAATTCTTGTGCCTAGCAAATACCATTGCAGCATGAGAAGAATAATTCCACCAACGACCGGACGAGCTTAGCCTTCAAGGCCTTTCAATTCTATAAAAGTGTACATCGGCAAACCGACAGGTCGCGACCGACATAAATTCTGATATGTCCGACAAAGTATTTTCACATTGCGAGACCATTGTGCCATTGTGTgagaatgataaaattatttttgctaGGGGCATTTGCGATGCAATCTGCGTAGAATACATGAAAACATCTCCACAAAGCACACCACAGTCCCTGACATGCTTGACAACATTGATTACATACTTTGTTATTGGAAAATTTTTCCAATGACATAGAGGAGACATATACCGTTCATAAAGGCTCCCATCCAATTATTGTACTAGAAGCAGTCTCTGACTACTGTCTCGCGATTTGCATACATTTTTTGTGAACCCAGTTCCAACAATGACACTAATGTCACTCAAACATCTCAAGTGACATTTGAACACTAGAGCTCTAGTGATGCAATTCGCGCTCCCTAAATATGAGGCACTATCTCGTCGGTGACATTTATCCGTGGTGGCCGACATTCGTGAAATCATTTTTGTGCCTAAACGAGCCAAATATAGATCTATTTCCATTGAAGCTAGGTTGCGCATATAGAGGTAGAACATGCATTCGACCAGGGGCGGAGCCAAGAATTTGCAGGGACGGGGGCAAATTTATctataaagaaaatttaagaatttgagGAGCGGCATTTATTGAGAAattaatagaatttttttttacaatcaGTAAAATATACATGGAGTAGAAAATATGAggtggggcaaatgccccttcAAAGCCTTTACTAGATACGCCCATGCATTCGACATCCAACATACTATTTTACAATCATCAAAGATTCGATGCATATTTATTCAAGAAAGTACTTACTGATATtatgtatgcatgtattatattaCACAACATGATTATTGAGGATGAAATATCGATTGCCCCAAATTGGGTTTCAGTTCCTCGAGCTCCTCCACTGCATCCGACACCAGTGGCAGAGCCAGGAATTTTGCAGTGGGAGGCccatgaagaagaaaattttagCTCTACCATCGTTAATAGTTGCATATATCTCTCAATGTTTTTGTCATCAAAATTAGTCGTAGgaaaacgtttttttttttgtcttgaAGATCTTAAAAATAACGAGATACTTTTATATGTGtactactactcccttcgtcccggctaagatgacacatttcttagctggcacgagattttaggagttattgattatagtgtttaattggagagagaaatgtgagtgtaagtattaaagtagagagataaagaaaattgaatattttaataggagtgagaaaaagtggttgagtgtattaattagaaaaagaaagtttccaaaaaggaaatgtgtcatcttaagcggaacggagggagtagtactcaAGTAGAGATGTCAAGTGGGCCAGGCTGGCCAGCCAGCCCCATGCCCATGTCTGAGGCGGGCTGGGCTGCGCCGggcttttttaaattttgcttAGCCCGACCCAGGCCCACTTGCCATGTGGGCCCGGGCTGAGCTGGGCTGGGCTGgactttatataattttgtgtttatgtatttttaaaatatcgtAAATGtattatatgcaaaaataaaacatataacttgtatttatatctcattaactaaatctaaatttaaataatgtgtttaagttcattttattgactttgtattaacaatatttttcatattctttattctatttaaaagaAAGTGACTAAAGGAATAACCAATATTGTTAGTTTTGTTAGTAGATAATGACACATGAGTTGATGGTGCATTTTATAATACTTGAAcctaacaaattaaaaaaattttataattatatatcaaatatcaaGGTTTGAATACGTAATATTCTTAAAGTTAAAGTTCAAAACCATCTTTTTTACCtcttagataaaaaaaatataagaaaaaaattagatatagTCAAAATTGAATGTCGCAATCATGATTTAGTAGGAAACTTTTGTTAATATTAAACTATTAGTGTTTGAATCCATTCGGagacactaaaaaaaatggaataataGACAATCTCGTGCACAAGATGACATGCATAAATAgggaaatataatattattagtaattaaccacctaattacattaaaaaacacTAATTATAGAAGGTGGGCCTCTGATGGGTCCGAGCCTGGGCTGGGCTTCACCCAATTGGAGCCCATCTCAACTAATGAGCCCAGCCCAGGCTCGCTTCGTTTCACTGGTGGGCCGGGCCAGCCTGACCCAGTTGACAACTCTGTACTCAAGAATTAAATGCATATCAAGCAAATTTAATCTAATCaagaataattgaaataaacacTTTGGGATGACTAAAAAAGTACTTCTAcctactaataaaattaagtttttcataaataaagcaaaattGTTGAATTATACATACAATAAAATCTACATAAATCTATTAATTACTCATTTACTCTATATACAATACCAATAAAAAAGtagtttaaaatataatattatattaatatatattacaaGATTTGTGTAAAATGTTAAtacctcttaaagtgacaccataccaccacgtatccagcaatattataaacgctaaaCAGCAATAGTATAACGctgtgttggatattgctggccgaaaaaaaattgttgtatataGTGTTGtatattgctggccgagaattttacccttgagcattttttatgattgccacatgacaactgattattcgtccgcgtgtacaaatgattgattatgaatggtggtatgatattattttaagagctgttgtcattttaatgcactcctatattataatatataagttttaCTATCTTAATACAATATTTACAGGTCATTGAACAAATAACATCCTTTCAAACTATATCAAACTATAACCTTTAAAATCATTGGTTAAATATAACACTATCGCTTAAAAGTGATTTGACAGTAAAAATTATTGAGTAAATATAGCACAATCtctgaaatataatttgacaaagggtcctattctaatgcttttagcaccctaatccaaaatcaagactaaatctccaccattggattttaaaatgagtggatgagattaaagctcacaaaatctcaataaatagtagacaaaatatcaacaaaagggtaatatcgtcattatgttatcatatgattttcgtgagtgtttttttatatcaacattgtgtattacaaatacaatatgACATtggaatatcaacacatttttattgagattggacatgcataatattgagattttgcctacaatatattgagattttttgttacatttgttgaaaatagctgcttatcaacatgtacgaaaattgaaatataatttatcaaatttcatcacccgaacatcgtcggaacatatgcaattgagatctcgttggaatccttattaaattatctttaatttgatatattttttgcgaaaaaataatttaaattgagagagttacgtaaatttaaagatttaagatgattttgaggagagagaaagtagttagttataattactacatataggatttgacattaatacccttttaatttaattaataattatttaaatttaaaatatattacacttggcatcatattaaccacaagatcttctaatctaatagttgaaaattggtctcaatttgggattagtaattagttagcaattcaTTACATCCCATTTGACAAATATTGCAACGATGATTTGACAAGAAATAAGGAGTTATTACTTACTACTAGCAGTGggtaaatattgaaaaaatgatgacccaaaatataaaataaaaacaggtTTATCTATAACTCGATCCTTTTCCTAACTCAAAATTTCATTGATATATACATACCCCCGTATATTACGCATATACACATGATTCCACGTTAAACATGTTCCAACGTGTTTATTCGATCGATTGATCGTGTCTTTACTGTGTTTCTggtcaaaacaaatattttaatagaatttgctatttataataaaatgcgtATATTTCTCAAATATTATTGGGGTGTCGTGAGTCgtgtaatattttaatgaaacagaGATTTTAGATGAAGaatcttttccttcttattcatttttaaatatgcgTATCCGAACAACTGAATTTTCTCTTActtctctatttattttcaacataACACTACAACAGATTTGGCAGATTGAGTCCAGGAATGATGAATTCTCTCTTTGATGTAAAATAGAGGAGAATATGCATTTTGCACCCTCTTCTcttcctctttttttcttcGAAAGTGAGAGAGTCAATGCGATTACTTGTCCATTTTAGGCCTATACATCGGATTAAAAACGACATGTACGTCGATTTAAAGCATGGACAAAAAGAATTGTCATGGGAAATTTGCACAATTTGAAAGGTTAGTAATTTAAGACCAATGTTAACAATGAATCAAGAGAAATAGAATCAAGAAGATTATATAAAGATATGAataattgagtttgaattttggtgttatttaatttgattaccattaattagtattttatgacaaaattatacatgaaatcattttcaatcACACTTCCAAATTGACACCCtcattattgaattataattgtatAGACTTACAACCAAAGAGAAGACCCTAAATTATTCTAATAATACTAGCAACCAATGAGAAGAGAAGACCCTATTATACCGTTCGATTTAACATATTCAAGTTGCACAATATTTGAGTCAATTTCTGCCAAAGCGATTATAAACTAATACACGTTTCCTTATTATACCTTTTCTTCTATGGCTGgcacttaattttttttcctggATCAACATTGCCAGAAAAGTATTAGTCAGAGCCATGTGATTGTGATATACGCATTAATCAAAAGAAATCCCCATAGAGTTGACAAATCAATGTGCTCCAAAACGAAATACTTAATCACTACTGACTCTTCATAAAAGTAAAACTAATAACTCCaacacaaatcaaaataatggCGTCtcaacatttaaaaaatttcttaacaAGCTGCACCTTATGGAAAACCCTTGTAGTCATAGGCCTATTTCTCAATTTGATCGTCACCACCCAAAAGCCCCACCAATTACTCGTGTCGGTCCCGGCCCCACCGCGGCCACAGGCGGCCAACGACCATCGGACCAACCTGAGCCACATAGCCTTCGGCATGATGGGGTCCGTCCCAACGTGGCCCCACCGGAGGGGCTACCTGGAGGCGTGGTGGCGGCCCAACAAGACCCGCGGGTACGTGATCCTGGACCGGGCCCCGCCTCCAGAGCTCCTCCCCTGGCCCAGGACCGCCCCTCCGTACAAAATAGTGGACAATATCTCGGAGCTGTTCCGGGAGACGAAGCCACGGTTCGAGCTGATGCCGAGGATGGTGCACGGGCTGGTGGAGCTGCTGAGGGAGGAGCGGGAGGGGGTGAGGTGGGTGGTGATGGGGGACGACGACACGGTGGTGTTCGTGGAGAACGTGGTGGACGTGCTGGCGGAGCTGGATCATAGGAAGTACTATTATCTTGGGTGGCACTCGGAGAGCGTGATATCCAACTTCTGGTACTCGTTCGACCAGGCGTTTGGGGGCGGGGGGATCGTGATGAGCTACCCGCTGGCGGCAGCGCTGGTGAGGGACATGGATAGGTGCTTGATTAGGTACGCGGGTGGCTGGTCTGCGGATTGGATTAGTATGGCGTGCATTGCTGATGTTGGAGTCAGCCTCACTCCTCATAAAGGGATTCACCAGGTtagtttgatttgtttttgttttgtttaacGGTTTTGAGTTATATATGGATAAGAGATCAACTGAATCTGGAATAGGACAATCTCATGTTGGAAGATTCAATCATGTCAAATATGATTTGGATTTATTACACATTGGAAATGGAATcattaaattgaaatcaatttaatagtaatttcaTTGTGTCGGAataatgatgatttttttgataaaaaccGGTTGTTTAGCAATTTTAGAGtcattcacaaaaattatgaagtttaaAATTGTTTAGGATTATTACGTGACAAATAAATTTGGTCGTCaatgtataatatattgttgatatttttcaacGTTGTTTTCTTCATGAATAGACGCATTGATGGaagcgaaaaaaaaaacgattaGGTTgtgtttttcatattttgtatttgaaatgttgaaatttctatgatttgttttgatgatagatgtttttgcaaaaaaaagttatacgTACAACATATCAAATACGTACAAcatatcaaatatatttatcattattatagtactataataatttCAGACCTTTATACTTCAATTCACAATTGAATAGACGATATCGTT is a window from the Salvia hispanica cultivar TCC Black 2014 chromosome 1, UniMelb_Shisp_WGS_1.0, whole genome shotgun sequence genome containing:
- the LOC125218032 gene encoding uncharacterized protein LOC125218032 is translated as MASQHLKNFLTSCTLWKTLVVIGLFLNLIVTTQKPHQLLVSVPAPPRPQAANDHRTNLSHIAFGMMGSVPTWPHRRGYLEAWWRPNKTRGYVILDRAPPPELLPWPRTAPPYKIVDNISELFRETKPRFELMPRMVHGLVELLREEREGVRWVVMGDDDTVVFVENVVDVLAELDHRKYYYLGWHSESVISNFWYSFDQAFGGGGIVMSYPLAAALVRDMDRCLIRYAGGWSADWISMACIADVGVSLTPHKGIHQVDLHGDFSGYLSAHPQTPLMTFHHFDAMDPIFPSMDRMQSTRHLMKAADADQSRLLQQTICYHKKTNWSISVSWGYSAQIYERIMPRSYLQLPIETFTPWASGKEHPFYMFNTRPQSNDSCEKPHFFFLQSVSKTASPHHIVTTYKRARPRGLPPCSSAGNHPADTITKIKVISPTKKRLQIDRCECCDIVRVNGGKMEVGLRECKIDEIIA